The segment TGCCGAACCAGTTTAAGGGGATAACCAATGAACCAAAGATGACGATAAGAATCCACTGGGGGATTACGGGAAAATATGCATGGATAGCGGTCACCAGGATCATGCCTTCAAAAGCACAGTACATGATGAAATTTGATGCGTAAATCAAAGAAGTAAGCGAGGCTCCGATGTAACCGAATCCTCCTCGGGATAGTAAATTGACGTTCATTCCCGACTTAGCGGACAGGTAGACGATAAAGGAACCGACAATGCCCGCTGCTATAATCGCATAGGCAGCTGAAATGAGGGCATTCGCTGCTCCGAATTGAAGTGCCATAACACTGCCCATCTGGAAATAGAAAATGGCCGTCGCGATTCCGAATGTAATGTTCGTGATGCTTAGCCAGCCCATTCTCCGGTATTCCCGCGGAATTTTGTCCAAAGAATAATCCTTTTTCCTGTTTTCTTCCATTTCTCGTTCAAGATCTACAGCAGAATCAGTTCTCATGTCAGCTCCTTCTTTCCTATTTAGATTTCTGCAGTGCCTGTTTTGTGTAAATAAAAAACAATGAAATGTATGGCAATATTAAAAATCAATGCCAAGGCATAGACATCCTCTTGAGTGAAAAAATCCGAAATGGTTCCAGTAATTTATTCTTTATATCTTTCCGTACCCGCTCTTACCGTATTTTAGGCATTAAAAGAGCTTGTCGGTATTGAACACTATTTAAGAAATACAGTGAACTTATTTTGCAATTAAACAAAACAAAAAACATCAGCTTCGAAATCGGTTGATTTCGAAGCTGATGCTCATCTCTTTATTTTAGCCAATAATGTGAGAGGACTAATCAGCAATGTCCTTTTAAAAATTCAGTCCAATATAATCGCCTTTCCTTGTTCCCGCAAGGCTTTTAAAGAAGCCAGCATATGATTGATTTGTTCATCGGAATGCCGTTCCCAAGATCCCAATTCAGCAACGATCTTCAGAGGGGATTTGGATCGGTACGAGCGTGTTGGATTGCCGGGAAACCGTTTGTCGGTCAAGTTCGGATCATTTTCAAAATCGCCCAGTGGTTCGACCAGATAAATTCTTTCTTTGGCGTTGGAGGCTGCGAGTTCCGCTCCCCATTTGGCAGCTTCCAATGTGGCCGTGAAATAGATGTAATTGGATTTCTTGTCCTGGTAATTGGATAAATTCTGCGCCTCCAATAAATCACCGATCTTCAATTGGGCTTTTGTTCCGTGAAAGAAAGGACCGGGGTCTAAGACATCTTTTTTGTCATTCATACGGATCTGCCTCCTGTGCTATTCGCATTGTATAAAACAGTATAGGGCAGGGATTCGGAGAAAAACAGTCTGTAAATCATTTTTTATTAGCGGTATAATGGTAGTAGAGAGAGTGATATCGAACAACCAAGTTCAATAAAAATTGCGAAAGACCTCCATTTTCGAATCTGGTGATTCTAGAACGGAGGTCTTTAACTTGCAGCTGTATAAGACCCGGTCTGTTGGACCGCGAAATGCTTCCTGGAACTGATCAGCTTTTGCAGCGCACAGTTAAAGCTGTTATTGTTCTGCTGCAAATTGCCGTCTATTTCGATGGTCTTTTTACATCAGCTAAAGAATTGTGATTTGACTGCACTTCTGCAATGTCCTTGTCTTTTGGCACTTCATGTTTTGCCCAGTAGGAAGCGAGAAACGTGCCGGTTATCACTTGCCATGCCGAGGCGAAGGCACTTGGCAATGCGGCAAGCGGTGTGAAATATGCTGAAGCCAGGGCTACTCCGAGACCGGAGTTTTGCATGCCGACTTCGATTGAAATGGCGCGCTGATCCTGAGGAGACAGTTTTAAGGCTTTCGCTGCGTAATATCCGAGCAGCAGCCCGAAGCCATTGTGCAGCAGGACTGCTGCAAATACGAGAATGCCTGCCGCAGCAATATTATCTTTATTGTTGGCCACGATTGCTGACACAATAATGGTGATGGCCGCAATGGAGATTAAAGGCAAGACGGATACGCTTTTTCGGGTAACCACAGGCAGGAATTTACTGATTAACAAGCCTAGGATAATTGGAATGATGATCACTTGTATGATGAACATGAACATGGAAATCGGATCAACTGGCAGCCATTGCCCTGCAAATATTAACAGCAGAAAAGGCGTCATAATAGGCGCCAGCAAAGTAGAGGCACTTGTCATGGTGATGGAGAGAGGGACGTTTCCTTTTGCCAAATAGACCATGACATTTGAAGAAGTTCCCCCGGGTACGCTGCCCAGCAAAACCAATCCTGCCGCAAGTTCTGCAGGCAATCTCAATAAGTACGCAATGATAAAGGCGATTGTTGGCATGATTGAGAACTGTGCGGTTACTCCTATTAGAACCGGGATTGGATTTGTAAACACTAATTTAAAGTCGGATGCTTTTAACGTAAGCCCCATACCGAACATGACGACGCCGAGTAAGAGGGTGATGTACGCACCAAATGAAGAAAACAGACTTGGAACCATAAAAGCAAGCACGGAACACACGATGACGATCAATGCGAAATACTTGCCGGCTAGACTGCTGATTTTGTCGAGCCCTTTCATTTTGACCCTCCGTTTCTGAATTTAGTCCAAAGAATGATAGTTGAACATGAGTAGCAACATTTTTAATTTGAGTATAGTTTTGAACGGCTAATTCTCTGCGGTTTCTGGAGGGAATAGGCTTTTGTTGCTGCGTTAGATCGCTTTCACAAACTTCGCCGGCACTCCGGCAACCACTGTATTGGCTGGGACATCTTTCGTCACTACGGCACCTGCCGCAACAACTGAATTGTCACCGATTGTCACGCCGGGCAGGATCATGGCACTGGAACCGATCCAGGCATTTTTGCCGATGA is part of the Planococcus shenhongbingii genome and harbors:
- the arr gene encoding NAD(+)--rifampin ADP-ribosyltransferase, which codes for MNDKKDVLDPGPFFHGTKAQLKIGDLLEAQNLSNYQDKKSNYIYFTATLEAAKWGAELAASNAKERIYLVEPLGDFENDPNLTDKRFPGNPTRSYRSKSPLKIVAELGSWERHSDEQINHMLASLKALREQGKAIILD
- a CDS encoding bile acid:sodium symporter family protein translates to MKGLDKISSLAGKYFALIVIVCSVLAFMVPSLFSSFGAYITLLLGVVMFGMGLTLKASDFKLVFTNPIPVLIGVTAQFSIMPTIAFIIAYLLRLPAELAAGLVLLGSVPGGTSSNVMVYLAKGNVPLSITMTSASTLLAPIMTPFLLLIFAGQWLPVDPISMFMFIIQVIIIPIILGLLISKFLPVVTRKSVSVLPLISIAAITIIVSAIVANNKDNIAAAGILVFAAVLLHNGFGLLLGYYAAKALKLSPQDQRAISIEVGMQNSGLGVALASAYFTPLAALPSAFASAWQVITGTFLASYWAKHEVPKDKDIAEVQSNHNSLADVKRPSK